From Spirochaetaceae bacterium, a single genomic window includes:
- a CDS encoding DUF3383 domain-containing protein has product MLNLDNIINVAVSSKPTGLSSFNLNSLLLLTDEKMIGADSGHIIVRNAGEAKEYFNGNSSTLRLINTIFAQRQSLRSAGGYLVVASFKEGESPLAAVQRLEKEVYTVGILTMRELSGRQLEDLAVYIEGGDHLLFVPCYKEISLDIDMSNPSEVIYGEAMLLRAKGFKRSRALFYSGSFNNALTFAAAYAGLALSTNFSVSRSTATMHLKELVALTADNLVTGRLFAQIQAAGCDCYVNIAGLSVVYASGENGYFDSIYNITWFKLNLSVNYFNALKQTNHKIAQTEEGLERLKLAVLQSCLQAVNNGFVAAGSWVSSDYFGDKEIFLSNIEQMGFYIYTEPLAEQADDERAARKAPPVMVAIKEGGAFHKGS; this is encoded by the coding sequence ATGTTAAATTTAGACAATATTATTAATGTAGCGGTAAGTAGTAAGCCCACAGGGCTTAGCAGCTTTAATTTAAATAGCTTGCTTTTGCTTACAGATGAAAAAATGATTGGGGCGGACAGCGGCCACATTATTGTAAGAAATGCCGGCGAAGCTAAAGAATATTTTAACGGCAACAGCAGCACGCTTAGGTTAATTAACACCATTTTTGCTCAGCGGCAAAGCCTGCGTTCAGCCGGCGGTTACTTAGTGGTAGCCTCTTTTAAAGAGGGCGAAAGCCCTTTGGCGGCGGTGCAAAGGCTAGAAAAAGAGGTATATACCGTAGGTATTTTAACTATGCGCGAGCTTAGCGGCCGCCAGCTGGAAGATTTAGCCGTGTACATTGAGGGCGGCGACCATCTGTTATTTGTGCCTTGCTATAAAGAGATTAGCCTCGATATTGATATGAGCAATCCCAGCGAGGTAATTTATGGCGAGGCTATGTTGCTGCGCGCCAAAGGTTTTAAACGCAGCCGTGCCTTATTTTATAGCGGCAGCTTTAACAACGCCCTTACTTTTGCGGCGGCTTATGCCGGCCTAGCGTTGTCTACCAACTTTAGCGTTAGCCGCAGCACCGCTACAATGCACCTTAAAGAGCTGGTAGCTTTAACGGCCGACAACTTGGTAACCGGCCGCCTTTTTGCCCAAATACAGGCGGCCGGCTGCGATTGTTATGTAAATATTGCCGGCTTAAGTGTGGTTTATGCCAGCGGCGAAAATGGTTACTTTGATAGTATTTATAATATAACTTGGTTTAAACTAAATTTATCTGTTAATTATTTTAATGCTTTAAAACAAACCAACCATAAAATTGCCCAAACCGAAGAAGGGTTAGAAAGGTTAAAGCTGGCGGTATTACAAAGTTGCTTGCAGGCGGTAAACAACGGTTTTGTGGCCGCCGGCAGCTGGGTCAGCAGCGATTATTTTGGTGATAAAGAGATTTTTTTAAGTAACATCGAGCAAATGGGTTTTTATATTTACACCGAACCACTTGCCGAGCAAGCCGATGACGAGCGGGCGGCGCGTAAAGCCCCGCCGGTAATGGTAGCCATTAAAGAGGGCGGGGCTTTCCATAAAGGCAGC
- a CDS encoding DUF4054 domain-containing protein — translation MKKLSHKFINNYGAELGITLNDKVLLKQSYNEAKAVFNSSVWEEANLKEEAFLLLMAHCATLIKEKERVNIVKSQTVGELSVSYQPALQQGGGALSQLLAATIYGQRYTAMLSSRAAKFLMQQGE, via the coding sequence ATGAAGAAGCTTAGCCACAAATTTATTAACAATTATGGCGCTGAGCTGGGTATTACTTTAAACGATAAAGTTTTGCTTAAGCAAAGTTATAACGAGGCCAAAGCTGTTTTTAACAGCAGTGTGTGGGAGGAAGCTAACTTAAAAGAAGAAGCTTTTTTATTGCTAATGGCTCACTGTGCAACGCTTATAAAAGAAAAAGAGCGGGTAAACATAGTTAAAAGCCAAACGGTAGGCGAGCTTAGCGTTAGTTACCAGCCGGCGCTTCAGCAGGGCGGTGGGGCGCTATCGCAGCTGCTGGCTGCTACCATTTATGGCCAGCGTTATACGGCTATGTTAAGCAGCCGGGCCGCTAAATTTTTAATGCAACAAGGAGAATAA
- a CDS encoding DUF2184 domain-containing protein has product MSLIKFNDDGSELSALSYVRRKVLEQRFYEIPFARFVPVIISENSLPDELVVVKNVGPANNFEEAVTSAGANNLYEAQLATGKEVAKVFLWAAKSRYTLFEMERMLKHHSYDIVEARYKARKKMWDLGLQKVAFTGLTNHEGAGGLVNNKKVAAKAKALQQGLAQMSLSELSHFCYEALTGYREQTEDGTWPNTFLLPMSDWVALAMPSETNKVPNKLELMKKAFSHITRNSQFIIEPLPYLDDIKTAAGKINRYVLYANHEDVLQLNITHDFTTTTPTSLNNFEYEDVAYGAFTGVIISRPQELLYFDKEI; this is encoded by the coding sequence GTGAGTTTAATTAAATTTAACGATGATGGCAGCGAACTTAGCGCCTTAAGTTATGTAAGGCGCAAGGTGCTGGAGCAAAGGTTTTACGAAATACCTTTTGCTCGGTTTGTTCCGGTAATTATTAGCGAAAATAGTTTGCCGGACGAGCTGGTGGTGGTAAAAAATGTAGGGCCGGCCAATAACTTTGAAGAAGCCGTTACGTCGGCCGGCGCTAATAACCTATACGAAGCCCAGTTGGCTACCGGTAAAGAAGTAGCAAAGGTTTTTTTATGGGCCGCTAAAAGCCGGTACACCTTGTTTGAGATGGAGCGAATGCTTAAGCATCATAGCTACGATATTGTCGAGGCACGTTATAAAGCCCGTAAAAAAATGTGGGATTTAGGGCTGCAAAAAGTAGCTTTTACCGGTCTTACTAATCACGAAGGGGCCGGCGGCTTAGTTAATAATAAAAAAGTAGCGGCCAAAGCTAAAGCCCTGCAACAAGGCCTAGCCCAAATGAGCTTAAGTGAGCTTAGTCACTTTTGTTACGAAGCCTTAACCGGCTACCGTGAACAAACCGAAGACGGCACTTGGCCCAATACTTTTTTACTGCCGATGAGCGATTGGGTGGCTCTAGCTATGCCTAGCGAAACCAATAAGGTGCCTAATAAGCTGGAGTTAATGAAAAAAGCCTTTAGCCATATTACGCGTAACAGCCAATTTATCATCGAGCCGTTGCCGTATCTTGATGATATTAAAACGGCGGCCGGTAAAATAAACAGGTATGTGCTTTATGCTAACCACGAAGATGTGCTACAGCTTAATATTACGCACGATTTTACCACGACAACGCCTACCAGCCTTAATAATTTTGAGTACGAAGATGTCGCCTACGGCGCTTTTACAGGGGTAATTATAAGCAGGCCCCAAGAACTGCTTTATTTTGATAAGGAGATATAA